In the Streptobacillus moniliformis DSM 12112 genome, one interval contains:
- a CDS encoding DUF3991 and toprim domain-containing protein yields MEMNTDRSNINLKDLLEYLGEDIIPHGRRHFKLRKHDSLIISGNKFYWNSKGIGGNYFSLLKELYGLNNKEIWKTTQSFLDAVEYGDFIPSKTKVDKEKIEYKIYEKKNKLDDIKEYLCEKRGINPEFIDSLYYNKLLYMDYKENIIFVIKDKNEKAIGEEIIGTGNIKYRRNTSESKGFNITRRDINKNPKVNNLYVFEGTIDMLSYIQLFQKEINDKWKDENVRFLTLSGLREDIFENYIEDIKNVYVCTDNDVAGDNFFKKLEAKYQDINFYREKSIEKDWNDDLQKLKTKEKENVWVKNENKEVMER; encoded by the coding sequence ATGGAAATGAATACTGATAGAAGTAATATCAATTTAAAAGATCTATTAGAATATTTAGGTGAAGATATAATACCTCACGGTAGAAGACATTTTAAATTAAGAAAACACGATTCATTAATAATTTCAGGCAATAAATTTTATTGGAACTCTAAAGGAATTGGTGGAAATTATTTTTCTTTATTAAAGGAACTTTATGGACTTAATAATAAAGAAATATGGAAGACAACACAATCTTTTTTAGATGCAGTTGAATATGGAGACTTTATTCCAAGTAAGACTAAGGTTGATAAAGAGAAAATTGAATATAAGATATATGAAAAGAAAAATAAATTAGATGATATAAAAGAATATTTGTGTGAAAAAAGAGGAATAAATCCTGAATTTATAGATTCATTATATTATAATAAATTACTATATATGGATTATAAAGAAAATATAATATTTGTTATTAAAGATAAAAATGAAAAAGCTATAGGTGAAGAAATAATTGGGACAGGTAACATAAAATACAGAAGAAATACATCAGAATCAAAAGGATTTAATATAACTAGAAGAGATATAAATAAAAATCCTAAAGTTAATAATCTGTATGTATTTGAGGGAACTATTGATATGTTATCATACATACAGTTATTTCAAAAAGAAATTAATGATAAGTGGAAAGATGAGAATGTTAGATTTCTAACTTTGTCTGGTTTAAGAGAAGATATTTTTGAAAATTATATCGAAGATATTAAAAATGTATATGTTTGTACAGATAATGATGTAGCTGGAGATAATTTTTTTAAAAAATTAGAAGCAAAATACCAGGATATAAATTTTTATAGAGAGAAATCTATAGAAAAAGATTGGAATGATGATTTACAAAAATTAAAGACAAAAGAAAAGGAAAATGTTTGGGTAAAAAATGAAAATAAAGAAGTAATGGAAAGATAA
- a CDS encoding DNA topoisomerase, with product MIIKVDEEEFKLKGFVVKQLGFMKYEPKEYKDKLPGLNLNDEFDVEFRSVEKETTPPSKVNESELSKFLKNPFKKEKNATEEEIYKDILEGIEIGTEATRTGIIDKCIRIGYLTLDKGVFDITEYGIFFIDRLIEYNINLFKEKSVEFSKLQKKVYKNEINLEEVIEKVEYELKDIVERTKHIEMPSVERFSREIKGVVEINTKNGKCYKGLFNNEEIWLYPNMKYFDNNLKITKSIAEKLCKGNHVEFELDYKGKKYMQKLKIEKNERYINFVK from the coding sequence ATGATTATTAAAGTTGATGAAGAAGAATTTAAATTAAAAGGTTTTGTTGTTAAACAACTTGGATTTATGAAATATGAACCTAAAGAGTATAAAGATAAATTACCTGGTTTAAATTTAAATGATGAATTTGATGTTGAATTTAGAAGTGTAGAAAAAGAAACAACACCACCATCTAAAGTAAATGAAAGTGAGCTATCTAAATTCTTAAAAAATCCATTTAAAAAGGAAAAGAATGCTACTGAAGAAGAAATATACAAAGATATATTAGAGGGTATAGAAATAGGAACAGAAGCAACAAGAACTGGTATTATTGATAAATGTATTAGAATAGGTTATTTAACATTGGATAAGGGGGTATTTGATATAACTGAATATGGAATATTTTTTATTGATAGATTAATTGAGTATAACATTAATTTATTTAAAGAAAAATCAGTTGAATTTTCAAAGTTACAGAAGAAAGTGTATAAAAATGAAATTAATCTTGAAGAAGTGATAGAAAAAGTAGAATATGAGTTAAAAGATATAGTTGAAAGAACTAAACATATAGAAATGCCTAGTGTAGAAAGATTTAGTAGAGAAATTAAAGGAGTAGTTGAAATTAATACTAAAAATGGTAAATGTTATAAAGGGTTATTTAATAATGAAGAAATATGGTTATATCCTAATATGAAATATTTTGATAACAATCTAAAAATAACAAAAAGTATTGCAGAAAAATTATGTAAAGGAAATCATGTAGAGTTTGAGTTAGATTACAAGGGTAAAAAATATATGCAGAAATTAAAAATAGAAAAAAATGAGAGATATATTAATTTTGTAAAGTAA
- a CDS encoding tyrosine-type recombinase/integrase — MSKLKLPNSFGSISKLNGNRRRKYMVRISLPLENDGKQKRLILGYYKTYRDAYNALIEYNSSPLNIEDAKFFKVSVLFERFKKEKENSVSKQTYKRYINSFNDFECLFDKEIREVKYDDIQKILSKQVKAKSLSSLVVWNWIFEESIKLDIINKNISSHLKVSSKVTKTIDRTIYNVDIINNIWKLTNENNFVADILICLLYSGLRISELLEMKRENVYIENRYLIAGKKTQAGKNRVVPIHKRISPIIEKYLEKSKISSSEIVFGKYNQNGFYNKISSANFRYYFYDFMEKMNLKMNIHSTRHTFISKMKSLEVSDSKLKRIVGHKGNDITDNVYTIYSASDLINVIDLFEY, encoded by the coding sequence ATGTCAAAATTAAAATTACCAAATAGTTTTGGGTCTATAAGCAAATTAAACGGAAACAGAAGAAGAAAATACATGGTCAGAATTTCATTGCCATTAGAAAATGATGGAAAACAAAAAAGATTAATTTTAGGATATTATAAAACATATAGAGATGCCTATAATGCTTTAATTGAATATAATTCATCTCCTTTAAATATTGAAGATGCCAAATTCTTTAAAGTTAGTGTATTATTTGAAAGATTCAAAAAAGAAAAAGAAAATTCAGTTTCTAAACAAACATACAAAAGATACATTAATTCCTTTAATGATTTTGAATGTTTATTTGATAAGGAAATTAGAGAAGTTAAATATGATGATATACAAAAAATATTATCAAAACAAGTTAAAGCTAAAAGTTTAAGTTCTTTGGTGGTTTGGAATTGGATATTTGAAGAATCAATAAAATTAGATATTATCAACAAAAATATATCTTCACATTTAAAAGTATCAAGTAAAGTTACTAAAACAATTGATAGAACCATTTATAATGTTGACATAATAAATAATATTTGGAAATTAACTAATGAAAATAATTTTGTAGCGGACATCCTTATTTGCCTTTTATATTCTGGATTAAGAATTTCAGAATTACTTGAAATGAAAAGAGAAAATGTATATATAGAAAATAGGTATCTAATAGCTGGTAAAAAAACTCAAGCCGGTAAAAATAGAGTTGTACCTATTCATAAAAGAATAAGTCCTATTATAGAGAAATATTTGGAAAAATCAAAAATATCTTCTTCAGAAATTGTTTTTGGCAAGTATAATCAAAATGGGTTTTATAATAAAATAAGTTCTGCTAATTTTAGATATTATTTTTATGATTTTATGGAAAAAATGAATTTAAAGATGAATATACATTCAACAAGACATACATTTATTTCAAAAATGAAATCCCTAGAAGTTAGTGACTCAAAATTAAAAAGAATTGTAGGTCATAAAGGAAATGATATTACTGATAATGTATACACTATATACAGTGCTTCTGATTTAATTAATGTAATTGACTTATTTGAATATTAA
- a CDS encoding thrombospondin type 3 repeat-containing protein — MREVRNRNFMNASLFERADALATIRNKKVQDVKTEDFINILYAFLERLEALRDNISNNSIEHKESKKAIEEVIETLEKVIENQTQKIEKEINQELLRDSDGDGLNDYEEIRRGLDPFDRDTDRDGINDRDDVFLDDFEKEKLIEKY, encoded by the coding sequence ATGAGGGAAGTAAGAAATAGAAATTTTATGAATGCTAGTTTATTTGAAAGAGCAGATGCATTAGCAACTATAAGGAATAAGAAAGTACAAGATGTAAAAACAGAAGACTTTATAAATATATTATATGCTTTTTTAGAGAGATTAGAGGCTTTAAGAGATAATATTAGTAATAATTCTATAGAACATAAAGAGAGTAAAAAAGCTATTGAAGAAGTTATTGAGACATTAGAAAAAGTTATAGAAAATCAAACACAAAAAATTGAAAAAGAAATTAATCAAGAATTACTAAGAGATAGTGATGGAGATGGATTAAATGATTATGAAGAAATTAGAAGAGGATTAGATCCATTTGATAGAGATACAGATAGAGATGGAATAAATGATAGAGATGATGTATTTTTAGATGATTTTGAAAAAGAAAAATTAATAGAAAAATATTAA
- a CDS encoding YbaK/EbsC family protein, translating to MIYELLKKLNIEYVTLKHEPISSVKDHLFELEGQQIKNLLLKAKKTENIYLVLLHDEKLLNLTDLAEKLNEKRLSFASSSTMLELTGCNPGELTPFGLIFDKEKRINLIIDTAIDTNTTIGAHPFINTKTLNIQFKDFEKFFEYTGHKINFIEL from the coding sequence ATGATATACGAACTTTTAAAAAAGCTTAATATTGAATATGTAACACTAAAACATGAACCAATATCTTCTGTTAAAGATCATTTATTTGAATTAGAAGGTCAACAAATTAAAAATCTTTTATTAAAAGCTAAGAAAACAGAAAATATTTATTTAGTTCTATTGCATGATGAAAAATTATTAAATCTTACAGATTTAGCTGAAAAATTAAATGAAAAAAGACTTTCATTTGCAAGTAGTTCTACTATGCTAGAATTAACAGGTTGTAATCCAGGTGAACTTACTCCATTTGGATTAATATTTGATAAAGAAAAAAGAATAAATCTAATCATAGATACAGCGATAGATACTAATACAACAATAGGTGCTCACCCATTTATTAACACAAAAACACTAAATATACAATTTAAAGATTTTGAAAAATTCTTTGAATATACTGGACATAAGATAAATTTTATAGAATTATAG
- a CDS encoding OmpA family protein has protein sequence MKKLWISTLLIISAIGYLSYSNNNTKPNTSVTVKADKDAANLETNDINEWKKKLGIVDISKFENLNKAMNNFDNLNNISKNANGGVASAIATASTMKNLGNNKHTISGSVGYYGKETAGAISYSTHYKNFGFGANASFNSRLEFGAGAGFSYTFGKGEKEVINVVSPTLAIDENESRIENLEKENKEIKEELIKLSKLIKSFDENKNKVEEIYTIYGFNSNKFILNKKQIDVIDALVPNLQNREIIVIGYTDTDGNDKYNLELGLNRANSVKVYLENKGIKVNQIRTVGFNELITNNNTLENKSLNRRVELIVK, from the coding sequence ATGAAAAAATTATGGATTAGCACTCTATTAATAATAAGTGCAATTGGATATTTATCCTATTCAAATAATAATACTAAACCTAATACAAGTGTTACTGTTAAAGCTGATAAAGATGCAGCTAATTTAGAAACTAATGATATTAATGAATGGAAAAAGAAATTAGGTATAGTTGATATTTCAAAATTTGAAAATTTAAATAAAGCAATGAATAATTTTGATAACTTAAATAATATATCTAAAAATGCTAATGGTGGTGTAGCTTCAGCAATAGCGACAGCTTCTACTATGAAAAATTTAGGGAATAATAAACATACTATTTCTGGTTCTGTTGGATATTATGGCAAAGAAACTGCAGGTGCTATTTCTTATTCAACACATTATAAAAATTTTGGATTTGGTGCTAATGCATCATTTAATAGTAGATTAGAATTTGGAGCTGGAGCAGGGTTTTCATATACATTTGGTAAAGGAGAAAAAGAAGTAATTAATGTTGTTTCACCAACTCTTGCTATTGATGAAAATGAAAGTAGAATTGAAAATTTAGAAAAAGAGAATAAAGAGATTAAGGAAGAATTAATTAAATTATCTAAACTAATTAAATCATTTGATGAAAATAAAAATAAAGTTGAAGAGATATATACTATTTATGGATTTAATTCAAATAAATTTATTTTAAATAAAAAACAAATAGATGTTATTGATGCTTTAGTTCCTAATTTACAAAATAGAGAGATTATAGTTATAGGTTATACAGATACTGATGGAAATGATAAATATAATTTAGAATTAGGATTAAATAGAGCTAATTCAGTAAAGGTATATTTAGAAAATAAAGGAATTAAAGTCAATCAAATTAGAACGGTAGGATTTAATGAACTTATTACAAATAATAACACTTTAGAAAATAAATCATTAAATAGAAGAGTTGAATTGATAGTTAAATAA
- a CDS encoding DUF4116 domain-containing protein: MENIKITDKNKAMELLTKGFNNEVVLNGMPQVTDFSEELLADKEVAIALIKQYHHNYEFISEDLKKDKEIGRIYLDIEPRDFQNLHPELRDDFELSKMAVDKWIINLSFVSDRLKDNDEFMRPIIEKDDFRLRYASKRLQEQISKEKEENIGWNVKKDKQQELER; this comes from the coding sequence ATGGAAAATATAAAAATAACAGACAAAAATAAAGCAATGGAATTATTAACAAAAGGATTTAATAATGAAGTGGTATTGAATGGAATGCCACAAGTTACAGATTTCTCTGAAGAGTTACTTGCTGACAAAGAAGTTGCGATAGCACTAATTAAACAATATCATCACAATTATGAATTTATTAGTGAGGATTTAAAGAAAGATAAAGAAATTGGGAGAATATATTTAGATATTGAGCCTAGAGACTTTCAAAATTTACATCCAGAGTTAAGAGATGATTTCGAATTAAGTAAAATGGCAGTAGATAAATGGATTATCAACCTAAGTTTTGTTAGTGATAGATTGAAAGATAATGATGAATTTATGAGACCTATTATTGAAAAAGATGATTTCAGATTAAGATATGCAAGCAAAAGATTGCAAGAGCAAATATCAAAAGAAAAAGAAGAGAATATTGGGTGGAATGTAAAAAAGGATAAACAACAAGAATTGGAAAGATAA
- a CDS encoding DNA topoisomerase, giving the protein MKLIIAEKGSLGRNIAQAIGIIKKNEGYIECKNDFVVTNAIGHLLELKQPKDYEENVGKKWREYTLPFIPNNFVYEVKDDVGVKKQLNVIKGLMKKADLIINCGDADREGQIIVDNLLKFNVNKAPVKRLWLPEQTEETIRKELNNLKDNSDYYNLQQEGYARAYMDYLLGHNLTIMFTNLSGKMLNAGRVLVPIVKYIYDRDKEIKNFIVEKYYSVENENIVKLISSNKFKTIEEAKIYSNKLNSKKAKVIGIDSKEVKKQSKKLFSLSTLQSELSKKYKINFANSLKIIQELYEKGYLTYPRTNTEYLSENEKGKVNDILGVLNNEDLEFKDSKKIFDDSKIESHSAITITKKIPGDLSVEQDKVYKVVYNRFLSNFVKEDCIVSETTMIIKVDEEEFKLKGSIIKQLGFMKYEPKEYKDKLPGLNLNDEFDIEFRSVEKETTPPFKVNESELSKFLKNPFKKEKNVSEEEMYKDILEGIEIGTEATRTGIIDKCVKIGYLTLDNGVFDVTELGIFFINKLIEYDINLFKEKSVEFSKLQKKVYKNEIKLEEVIERVREELRAIVERTKDIKAPKFEEKLKDGVIEINTKNGKCFKGVFNGEEVWLYPNMKYFDNQLKITKSTAEKLCKGKSVEFELEYKGKKYMQKLKIEKNERYINFVK; this is encoded by the coding sequence ATGAAGTTAATAATTGCAGAAAAAGGAAGCTTGGGCAGAAACATTGCTCAAGCTATAGGGATAATAAAGAAAAATGAGGGATATATTGAATGTAAGAATGATTTTGTAGTAACAAATGCTATAGGACATTTACTAGAACTAAAACAACCAAAGGACTATGAGGAAAATGTTGGTAAAAAATGGAGAGAATATACATTGCCTTTTATACCAAATAATTTTGTATATGAAGTTAAAGATGATGTAGGAGTAAAGAAACAATTAAATGTAATAAAAGGACTAATGAAAAAGGCTGATTTAATAATTAATTGTGGAGATGCTGATAGAGAGGGTCAAATAATAGTAGATAATTTATTAAAATTTAATGTTAATAAAGCACCAGTTAAAAGATTATGGCTACCAGAACAAACAGAAGAAACAATTAGAAAAGAATTAAATAACTTAAAAGATAATAGTGATTACTATAACTTACAACAAGAGGGATATGCTAGAGCATATATGGACTATCTTTTAGGACATAATTTAACAATAATGTTTACTAATTTATCTGGTAAAATGTTAAATGCTGGTAGAGTTTTAGTTCCTATCGTTAAATATATTTATGATAGGGATAAAGAAATTAAAAATTTTATTGTTGAAAAATATTATAGTGTAGAAAATGAAAACATAGTAAAGCTTATTTCAAGCAATAAATTTAAAACTATTGAAGAAGCAAAAATTTATTCTAATAAATTAAATAGTAAAAAGGCTAAAGTAATAGGTATTGATAGTAAAGAAGTTAAAAAACAATCTAAAAAACTATTTTCTTTATCAACTCTGCAAAGTGAATTAAGTAAGAAATATAAGATAAATTTTGCAAATAGTTTAAAGATAATACAAGAACTATATGAAAAGGGATATTTGACATACCCTAGAACTAATACAGAATATCTATCAGAAAATGAAAAAGGGAAAGTAAATGATATTCTAGGTGTATTAAATAATGAAGATTTAGAGTTTAAAGATAGTAAAAAGATATTTGACGATTCAAAAATTGAATCTCATAGTGCAATAACTATAACTAAAAAAATACCAGGAGATTTATCTGTAGAACAAGATAAAGTATATAAAGTGGTATATAATAGATTTTTATCTAATTTTGTTAAAGAAGATTGTATTGTATCTGAAACTACAATGATTATTAAAGTAGATGAAGAAGAATTTAAATTAAAAGGTTCTATTATTAAGCAATTAGGTTTCATGAAATATGAGCCTAAAGAGTATAAAGATAAATTACCTGGTTTAAATTTAAATGATGAATTTGATATTGAATTTAGATCTGTAGAAAAAGAAACAACACCACCATTTAAAGTAAATGAAAGTGAATTATCTAAATTCTTAAAAAACCCATTTAAAAAAGAAAAAAATGTATCTGAAGAAGAAATGTATAAAGATATACTTGAAGGAATAGAGATAGGTACAGAAGCAACTAGAACAGGTATTATTGATAAATGTGTTAAGATAGGTTATTTAACATTAGATAATGGTGTATTTGATGTAACTGAGTTAGGAATATTCTTTATTAATAAATTAATTGAATACGACATTAATCTTTTTAAGGAGAAATCAGTTGAATTTTCAAAGTTACAGAAGAAAGTATATAAAAATGAGATTAAGCTTGAAGAAGTAATAGAAAGAGTAAGAGAGGAATTAAGAGCTATAGTTGAAAGAACTAAGGATATAAAAGCACCTAAATTTGAAGAAAAGTTAAAAGATGGAGTAATTGAAATCAACACTAAAAATGGTAAATGTTTTAAAGGTGTATTTAATGGAGAAGAAGTTTGGCTATATCCAAATATGAAATATTTTGATAATCAGCTTAAGATAACAAAAAGTACGGCAGAAAAGCTTTGTAAAGGAAAATCTGTTGAATTTGAGTTAGAATATAAGGGTAAAAAATATATGCAGAAATTAAAAATAGAAAAAAATGAGAGATATATTAATTTTGTAAAGTAA
- a CDS encoding DUF4116 domain-containing protein, giving the protein MKKKIENMEELLHCSINVINSNGSTVSNQFIVNVDNKKREFTIYSEKNPEYWREFKLKFDYLDIPDTSDYTMKVVKHSEKVTDKKLENYKYWQKNICRALNIDEAIIKDEETMSKAIENNPYFFEWGSEELKNDKDFMLRAIKQNLRVGEYIDDKLKNDKVFMLEAIKNDEDAIRYASYELKNDKDIVLESLKNGGSLIYAGDEIRNNKEVVKIAVMNCGSELKYASTELKNDREIVLEAVKQDKSSLLFASEELKNEIKDNWHIKKDKQELER; this is encoded by the coding sequence ATGAAAAAGAAAATAGAAAATATGGAAGAACTTTTACATTGTAGTATTAATGTTATAAATAGTAATGGGTCTACTGTATCTAATCAATTTATTGTAAATGTTGATAATAAAAAAAGAGAATTTACAATATATAGTGAAAAAAATCCAGAATACTGGAGAGAGTTTAAGTTAAAGTTTGATTATCTTGATATACCTGATACAAGTGATTATACAATGAAGGTTGTAAAACATAGTGAAAAAGTAACAGATAAAAAATTAGAAAATTATAAATATTGGCAAAAAAATATATGTAGAGCATTAAATATAGATGAAGCAATAATAAAAGATGAAGAAACTATGTCAAAAGCAATAGAAAATAACCCATATTTTTTTGAATGGGGTAGTGAAGAATTAAAAAATGATAAAGATTTTATGTTAAGAGCTATAAAACAAAATTTAAGAGTTGGTGAATATATTGATGATAAATTAAAAAATGATAAAGTGTTTATGTTAGAAGCAATAAAAAATGATGAAGATGCAATTAGGTATGCAAGTTATGAATTGAAAAATGATAAGGATATAGTATTAGAATCATTAAAAAATGGTGGTTCTTTAATATATGCTGGAGATGAGATAAGAAATAATAAGGAAGTTGTAAAGATAGCTGTAATGAATTGTGGAAGCGAATTGAAATATGCAAGTACAGAGTTGAAAAATGACAGAGAGATTGTACTAGAAGCTGTAAAACAAGATAAAAGCTCTTTACTATTTGCAAGTGAGGAATTAAAAAATGAAATTAAGGATAATTGGCATATTAAAAAAGATAAACAAGAATTAGAAAGATAA
- a CDS encoding C40 family peptidase has product MKKIFIFILLTYISFSNGINFVNRNNNFKLKKSLVVKEKIEIKKKKRFEKNKKKILILKKAKELMGKKYLWGAKVGDYNNFDCSSFVKALYKEVGIDLPRVSKNQSKIGEKISLNELEIGDLIFFHTLGDYVSHVGIYIGNNEFIHASSKAKKTIVSKLSGYYREKAVFGTRLGI; this is encoded by the coding sequence ATGAAAAAAATATTTATATTTATTTTACTAACATATATATCATTTTCTAATGGAATTAATTTTGTAAATAGAAATAATAATTTTAAACTTAAAAAAAGTTTAGTAGTTAAAGAAAAGATAGAAATAAAAAAGAAAAAAAGATTTGAAAAAAATAAAAAGAAAATACTAATTCTAAAGAAAGCTAAAGAATTAATGGGTAAAAAATATCTGTGGGGTGCAAAAGTTGGAGATTATAATAATTTTGATTGTTCATCTTTTGTTAAAGCTTTATATAAAGAAGTAGGTATTGATTTGCCTAGAGTTAGTAAAAATCAATCAAAAATTGGTGAAAAAATATCTTTAAACGAACTTGAGATTGGAGATTTAATATTTTTTCATACATTAGGAGATTATGTAAGTCATGTTGGAATATATATAGGAAATAATGAATTCATACATGCATCAAGTAAAGCTAAAAAAACTATAGTAAGTAAATTAAGTGGATATTATAGAGAAAAGGCTGTATTTGGTACAAGGTTGGGGATATAA
- a CDS encoding helix-turn-helix domain-containing protein, which yields MKKKSNFNFRLKEALKIKKMSQRMLALQTNLSPATIFNYLKGRNAAKYENIVKIAKCLNIDPQWLDGYDVPISNLFINYPFTIAEKKDLDNWLNTNKLYFDSLNISSDDKETLKNIMIESFIKSLKNKDK from the coding sequence ATGAAAAAAAAATCAAATTTTAACTTCCGTTTAAAAGAAGCACTTAAAATAAAAAAAATGAGTCAAAGAATGTTAGCACTCCAAACTAATCTTTCACCAGCAACAATTTTTAATTATTTAAAGGGTAGAAATGCTGCCAAATATGAAAATATAGTAAAAATTGCTAAATGTCTTAATATTGACCCTCAGTGGTTAGATGGATATGATGTACCCATTTCAAATTTATTCATAAATTACCCTTTTACCATAGCTGAAAAAAAAGATTTAGATAATTGGCTTAATACAAATAAACTTTATTTTGATTCATTAAATATTAGTTCAGATGATAAAGAAACATTAAAGAATATTATGATAGAAAGTTTTATTAAATCTTTAAAAAATAAAGATAAATAA
- a CDS encoding replication initiator protein A: MDYFYMSDVEYFDFIVVPRALVVNEHFANLSVEAKILYCI, translated from the coding sequence ATGGATTACTTTTATATGTCAGATGTAGAATATTTTGATTTTATAGTTGTTCCAAGAGCTTTAGTTGTAAATGAACATTTTGCTAATTTAAGTGTAGAAGCTAAAATATTGTATTGTATCTGA
- a CDS encoding IS91 family transposase: MYNSNKIKSIFSKYILTNSINSIKPYFDKKHIEHINHSIHNFLNCGNLSKGFISYRCSSCNFQHKMKLTCKSRLCPSCGYNYSVNWTNSILKQFINIPHRHVLFTVPKEFRKFIAYDRSILSKMSKAINNIFKYQFHNIKDKVKRKIYIPKSNPNYFTNSDIINYGLITVIHTFGRDLKFNPHIHAIISLGGFNKKFQYKELKYFHVPSIANQWKFSLCKLISNANYPNDIIKIQAKKAVSNVYDNDVRLFFNVAGNDINNPKYIIKYLGRYLSRVPIAEYKIVNIDFNKNSLTFKFEDLSNNKEVTYSTLSFKDFVAKVLFHLPLKYFKMINRYGFYARRISSKVKMSLFYLKAQVNKKSLSLFRKNFKELWDFDPFMCPHCNIYLKRYELFIDNGLSPPIHKFYN, from the coding sequence ATGTATAATTCTAATAAAATTAAATCTATCTTCTCCAAATATATTTTAACAAATTCTATTAATTCTATCAAGCCATATTTTGATAAAAAACATATTGAACATATCAACCATTCCATTCATAATTTTCTTAACTGTGGTAATCTCTCTAAAGGCTTTATCTCTTATCGTTGTTCCTCTTGTAATTTTCAACATAAAATGAAACTTACTTGTAAATCTAGACTTTGTCCATCTTGTGGTTATAACTATTCTGTTAATTGGACTAATTCTATCTTAAAACAATTTATTAACATCCCTCATAGGCATGTCCTTTTTACTGTCCCTAAAGAATTTAGAAAATTTATTGCTTATGATAGATCTATTCTTTCTAAAATGTCTAAAGCTATTAATAATATTTTTAAATATCAATTCCATAATATCAAAGATAAAGTTAAAAGAAAAATATATATCCCTAAATCTAATCCTAATTACTTTACTAATTCTGATATTATTAACTACGGACTTATTACTGTTATTCATACTTTTGGTAGAGACCTTAAGTTTAATCCTCATATTCATGCCATCATCTCTCTTGGAGGTTTTAATAAAAAATTTCAATATAAAGAACTTAAATACTTTCATGTCCCCTCTATTGCTAATCAATGGAAGTTTTCTCTTTGTAAATTAATTAGTAATGCTAATTATCCTAATGATATTATTAAAATACAAGCTAAAAAAGCTGTATCTAATGTTTATGATAATGATGTTAGGTTATTTTTTAATGTAGCTGGTAATGATATTAATAATCCTAAATACATTATTAAATATCTTGGTAGATATTTATCAAGAGTTCCTATTGCTGAATATAAGATTGTTAATATTGATTTTAATAAAAATTCTCTTACATTTAAATTTGAAGATTTAAGTAATAATAAAGAAGTTACTTATTCTACTTTATCTTTTAAAGATTTTGTTGCTAAAGTGCTTTTTCATCTACCTTTAAAGTATTTTAAAATGATTAATAGATATGGTTTCTATGCTAGAAGAATTTCTTCTAAAGTTAAAATGTCTCTATTTTATCTTAAAGCTCAGGTTAATAAAAAGTCTCTTTCTTTATTTAGGAAAAACTTTAAAGAACTTTGGGACTTTGACCCTTTTATGTGTCCTCATTGTAATATTTATCTTAAACGTTATGAACTATTTATTGATAATGGTCTTTCTCCTCCTATTCATAAGTTCTATAATTAA